A genome region from Camelus ferus isolate YT-003-E chromosome 25, BCGSAC_Cfer_1.0, whole genome shotgun sequence includes the following:
- the CCNE2 gene encoding G1/S-specific cyclin-E2 isoform X1: MSRRSSRLQAKQQPQPSQTDSPQEAQIIQAKKRKTAQDVRKRKEEKVTKKHQYEIRNCWPPVLSGGISPCIIIETPHKELGTSDFSRFTNYRFKNLFINPSPLPDLSWGCSKDVWLNMLNKETRYVHDKHFEVLHSDLEPQMRSILLDWLLEVCEVYTLHRETFYLAQDFFDRFMLTQKDINKNMLQLIGITSLFIASKLEEIYAPKLQEFAYVTDGACSEEDILRMELIILKALKWELGPVTVISWLNLFLQVDALKDAPKVLLPQYSQEKFIQIAQLLDLCILAIDSLEFQYRILAAAALCHFTSIEVVKKASGLEWDSISECVEWMEPFVSVVKSTSPVKLKIFKKISMEDRHNIQTHTNYLTMLDEVNYVNTFRKGGQLSPVCNGGIMTPPKSTEKPPGKH; encoded by the exons ATGTCAAGACGCAG TAGCCGTTTACAAGCTAaacagcagccccagcccagccagacGGATTCCCCCCAAGAAGCCCAGATAATTCAggccaagaagagaaaaacagcccAG gatgtcagaaaaagaaaagaggagaaggtCACCAAGAAACATCAGTATGAAATTAGG aATTGTTGGCCACCTGTATTATCTGGGGGGATTAGTCCTTGCATTATCATTGAAACACCCCACAAAGAACTAGGAACAAGTGACTTCTCCAGATTTAcaaattacagatttaaaaatctttttattaatcCTTCACCTCTGCCTGATTTAAG CTGGGGATGTTCAAAGGATGTTTGGCTAAACATGTTAAATAAAGAGACCAGATATGTTCATGACAAACATTTTGAAGTTCTGCATTCTGACTTGGAACCACAGATGAGGTCAATACTTCTAGACTGGCTTTTAGAG GTATGTGAAGTATACACACTTCATAGGGAAACGTTTTATCTTGCTCAAGACTTTTTTGATAGATTCATGTTGACCCaaaaggatataaataaaaatatgcttcaaCTCATTGGAATTACCTCATTATTCATTGCTTCCAAACTTGAG gaaatctaTGCTCCTAAGCTCCAAGAGTTTGCTTATGTCACTGATGGAGCTTGCAGTGAAGAGGATATCTTAAGGATGGAACTcattattttaaag GCTTTAAAATGGGAACTCGGTCCTGTAACAGTCATCTCCTGGCTAAACCTCTTCCTCCAAGTTGATGCTCTTAAAGATGCTCCTAAAGTTCTTCTACCTCAGTATTCTCAGGAAAAGTTCATTCAGATAGCTCAg CTTTTAGATCTGTGTATTCTAGCCATCGATTCATTAGAGTTCCAGTACAGAATACTGGCTGCTGCTGCCTTGTGCCATTTTACCTCTATTGAAGTGGTTAAGAAAGCCTCAG gtTTGGAGTGGGACAGCATTTCTGAATGTGTAGAATGGATGGAGCCTTTTGTCAGCGTAGTAAAAAGTACTAGCCCAGTGAAGCTaaagatttttaagaagattTCTATGGAAGACAGACAcaatatacagacacacacaaattacCTGACTATGCTG GATGAAGTAAATTATGTGAACACCTTCAGAAAGGGGGGACAGTTGTCACCAGTGTGCAATGGAGGTATTATGACACCACCGAAGAGCACTGAAAAGCCACCAGGAAAACACTAA
- the CCNE2 gene encoding G1/S-specific cyclin-E2 isoform X2: MSRRSRLQAKQQPQPSQTDSPQEAQIIQAKKRKTAQDVRKRKEEKVTKKHQYEIRNCWPPVLSGGISPCIIIETPHKELGTSDFSRFTNYRFKNLFINPSPLPDLSWGCSKDVWLNMLNKETRYVHDKHFEVLHSDLEPQMRSILLDWLLEVCEVYTLHRETFYLAQDFFDRFMLTQKDINKNMLQLIGITSLFIASKLEEIYAPKLQEFAYVTDGACSEEDILRMELIILKALKWELGPVTVISWLNLFLQVDALKDAPKVLLPQYSQEKFIQIAQLLDLCILAIDSLEFQYRILAAAALCHFTSIEVVKKASGLEWDSISECVEWMEPFVSVVKSTSPVKLKIFKKISMEDRHNIQTHTNYLTMLDEVNYVNTFRKGGQLSPVCNGGIMTPPKSTEKPPGKH; encoded by the exons ATGTCAAGACGCAG CCGTTTACAAGCTAaacagcagccccagcccagccagacGGATTCCCCCCAAGAAGCCCAGATAATTCAggccaagaagagaaaaacagcccAG gatgtcagaaaaagaaaagaggagaaggtCACCAAGAAACATCAGTATGAAATTAGG aATTGTTGGCCACCTGTATTATCTGGGGGGATTAGTCCTTGCATTATCATTGAAACACCCCACAAAGAACTAGGAACAAGTGACTTCTCCAGATTTAcaaattacagatttaaaaatctttttattaatcCTTCACCTCTGCCTGATTTAAG CTGGGGATGTTCAAAGGATGTTTGGCTAAACATGTTAAATAAAGAGACCAGATATGTTCATGACAAACATTTTGAAGTTCTGCATTCTGACTTGGAACCACAGATGAGGTCAATACTTCTAGACTGGCTTTTAGAG GTATGTGAAGTATACACACTTCATAGGGAAACGTTTTATCTTGCTCAAGACTTTTTTGATAGATTCATGTTGACCCaaaaggatataaataaaaatatgcttcaaCTCATTGGAATTACCTCATTATTCATTGCTTCCAAACTTGAG gaaatctaTGCTCCTAAGCTCCAAGAGTTTGCTTATGTCACTGATGGAGCTTGCAGTGAAGAGGATATCTTAAGGATGGAACTcattattttaaag GCTTTAAAATGGGAACTCGGTCCTGTAACAGTCATCTCCTGGCTAAACCTCTTCCTCCAAGTTGATGCTCTTAAAGATGCTCCTAAAGTTCTTCTACCTCAGTATTCTCAGGAAAAGTTCATTCAGATAGCTCAg CTTTTAGATCTGTGTATTCTAGCCATCGATTCATTAGAGTTCCAGTACAGAATACTGGCTGCTGCTGCCTTGTGCCATTTTACCTCTATTGAAGTGGTTAAGAAAGCCTCAG gtTTGGAGTGGGACAGCATTTCTGAATGTGTAGAATGGATGGAGCCTTTTGTCAGCGTAGTAAAAAGTACTAGCCCAGTGAAGCTaaagatttttaagaagattTCTATGGAAGACAGACAcaatatacagacacacacaaattacCTGACTATGCTG GATGAAGTAAATTATGTGAACACCTTCAGAAAGGGGGGACAGTTGTCACCAGTGTGCAATGGAGGTATTATGACACCACCGAAGAGCACTGAAAAGCCACCAGGAAAACACTAA